The following proteins are co-located in the Roseovarius arcticus genome:
- the pdxH gene encoding pyridoxamine 5'-phosphate oxidase: MTDRTGKFAGDDPFQIARRWLGEAEATEPIDPNAIALATVDPDGLPNMRMVLLKEIADDGFVFYTNYDSAKGQELAASGKAGFVMHWKSLRRQIRVRGPVTRQDGPEADAYYASRSLKSRLGAWASRQSQPLAGRGALMAEVARVSARHGLNPPRPPFWGGFKIAPVEIEFWADGDYRLHDRFVWRRADNAAHWDITRLNP, from the coding sequence GGACGACCCCTTTCAAATCGCGCGCCGTTGGCTGGGCGAGGCTGAGGCGACAGAGCCGATCGATCCCAACGCCATCGCGCTGGCCACGGTCGATCCCGATGGGCTGCCCAATATGCGTATGGTCCTGCTCAAGGAAATCGCGGATGACGGGTTTGTCTTTTATACCAATTACGACAGCGCCAAGGGGCAGGAACTGGCGGCAAGCGGCAAGGCCGGGTTTGTGATGCATTGGAAATCGCTGCGCCGCCAAATTCGCGTGCGCGGCCCTGTCACGCGGCAGGATGGGCCCGAGGCAGACGCATATTATGCGTCCCGCTCGCTCAAAAGCAGGCTGGGCGCGTGGGCCTCGCGTCAATCGCAGCCTCTGGCCGGGCGCGGTGCGCTGATGGCCGAGGTGGCGCGTGTTTCGGCGCGCCACGGACTTAATCCGCCGCGCCCGCCGTTCTGGGGCGGGTTCAAGATTGCACCCGTCGAGATTGAGTTCTGGGCCGACGGCGACTACCGATTGCACGATCGATTTGTGTGGCGCCGCGCTGATAATGCCGCACATTGGGACATAACACGGCTCAACCCCTGA
- a CDS encoding cold-shock protein, giving the protein MVEIARIDSSSSTAVDRQRTRRVRGHVKWFDPVKGFGFVLAEDGGGDILLHANVLRNFGQSSVADDAVVDLDVQSTDRGVQATAVHDIQPPDGAQFQGLADFDDIDPSVLLAAPLVPARIKWFDKAKGFGFANTFGENGDVFLHLEVIRRSGLADLQPGEALAIRVIDGKRGRMAAEVSGWESATK; this is encoded by the coding sequence ATGGTTGAAATCGCGCGCATTGATTCTTCTAGCTCTACGGCGGTGGATCGCCAGCGGACTAGGCGGGTGCGTGGGCATGTAAAATGGTTTGATCCCGTCAAAGGCTTCGGCTTTGTTTTGGCAGAAGATGGCGGCGGCGATATTTTATTGCATGCCAATGTCTTGCGCAATTTTGGCCAGAGTTCTGTTGCCGACGATGCGGTCGTCGATCTGGACGTGCAAAGCACCGATAGGGGCGTTCAAGCCACGGCGGTCCATGATATCCAGCCGCCGGACGGTGCTCAATTCCAGGGATTAGCCGATTTCGACGATATCGACCCAAGCGTGCTTCTGGCTGCGCCATTGGTGCCCGCGCGAATCAAGTGGTTTGATAAGGCCAAGGGATTCGGTTTTGCCAACACGTTCGGCGAGAATGGCGATGTTTTCCTACATCTCGAAGTGATCCGCCGCTCCGGTCTGGCAGATTTGCAACCGGGCGAGGCGCTGGCTATACGTGTCATCGACGGCAAGCGTGGCCGTATGGCGGCAGAGGTTAGCGGATGGGAAAGCGCAACGAAATAA
- a CDS encoding DUF192 domain-containing protein, with product MGKRNEIKRLCATLALIAGIVGQGHAGTECNPDQVQLRGDWGQARFTIELADDAAERAEGLMNRASMPQSAGMLFVYPEARDVGFWMKNTLIPLDMIFLDTAGTVSRVHSNAIPGDLTPIMGGGDIKAVLEINGGLAERLGIAPGTQLRHPAFEAASAAWKC from the coding sequence ATGGGAAAGCGCAACGAAATAAAACGGTTATGTGCCACTTTGGCGCTAATCGCGGGCATTGTGGGGCAGGGTCATGCCGGTACAGAGTGCAACCCAGATCAAGTGCAGCTACGCGGCGATTGGGGCCAAGCCCGATTCACCATAGAATTGGCGGACGACGCGGCCGAGCGGGCAGAGGGCCTGATGAATCGCGCGTCGATGCCGCAATCTGCAGGAATGCTCTTTGTTTACCCCGAGGCGCGCGATGTGGGCTTCTGGATGAAAAATACGCTCATCCCCCTTGATATGATTTTTCTCGATACGGCCGGCACCGTCTCGCGCGTGCATTCAAATGCGATTCCCGGTGATCTGACGCCGATAATGGGCGGCGGTGATATCAAAGCCGTGCTTGAGATCAATGGCGGCCTCGCGGAGCGCCTCGGAATCGCGCCAGGCACACAGCTGCGTCACCCGGCGTTTGAGGCGGCCAGCGCTGCGTGGAAATGCTGA
- a CDS encoding vitamin B12-dependent ribonucleotide reductase, translated as MKIDRKFTKAGQDAYAELEFVTTSSEIRNPNGTSVFKLDNVEVPAGWSQVASDVIAQKYFRKAGVPARLKKVKEKGVPEFLWRSVPDGKDVETGGETSARQVFDRLAGAWAYWGWKGGYFTTESDAQAYFDEMRIMLARQMGAPNSPQWFNTGLHWAYGIDGPGQGHYYVDYKTGALTKSTSAYEHPQPHACFIQSVSDDLVGDGGIMDLWVREARLFKYGSGTGTNFSSLRAANEPLSGGGKSSGLMGFLKIGDRAAGAIKSGGTTRRAAKMVIIDADHPDIEEFINWKVKEEQKVASIVAGSKMHEEKLNEIFAAIGAWDGSIEDSVDPKKNPGLKTAIRGAKKCSIPETYVKRVLDYAKQGYESIEFPTYDTDWDSEAYASVSGQNSNNSIRVTDAFLKAVKDDADWALINRTDGSTARTIKARDLWEDVGHAAWACADPGIQYHDTVNAWHTCPEDGEIRGSNPCSEYMFLDDTACNLASMNLLKFYDDGRFDAEAYMHASRLWTVTLEVSVMMAQFPSKEIAQRSYDFRTLGLGFANIGGLLMNMGLGYDSDEGRALGGALSAIMTGVAYATSAEMAGELGPFAGYERNAKHMLRVMRNHRNAAHGNKDGYEGLAVKPVPLDIVSCPDSRLIELAMSTWDEALDLGEKHGYRNAQSTVVAPTGTIGLVMDCDTTGIEPDFALVKFKKLAGGGYFKIINQSVPAALEMMGYGSAQIEEIIGYAVGHGTIGNAPGINHTSLIGHGFGETELAKVDAALGSAFDIRFVFNQWTLGSEFCMNVLGIPEAKLNDPAFDLLAHLGYSRDDINAANDHVCGTMTLEGAPHLKPAHYSVFDCANPCGKTGKRYLSVNSHITMMAASQSFISGAISKTINMANDATIEDCQKAYELSWSLGVKANALYRDGSKLSQPLASALVEDDDEAAEIMESGSNHEKAVTLAEKIVEKVIIKEINKSHRDKLPERRKGYTQKAIVGGHKVYLRTGEYEDGQLGEIFIDMHKEGAGFRAMMNNFAIAVSVGLQYGVPLEEFVDAFTFTKFEPAGMVQGNDSIKNATSILDYIFRELAVSYLDRTDLAHVKPEGHSFDDLGRGEEEGVSNISEMSAASATKSLEVLKQISSTGYLRKRMPQELYVLNGGQAFGRSVADPAAALQALVPETAGATTVISASASITSGAVSMDARTKAKMQGYEGEACGDCGNYTLVRNGTCMKCNTCGGTSGCS; from the coding sequence ATGAAAATCGACCGCAAATTCACCAAGGCAGGCCAAGACGCATATGCGGAGTTGGAGTTCGTCACGACCTCGTCCGAAATACGCAACCCTAACGGGACGTCGGTGTTTAAGCTGGACAATGTCGAGGTGCCCGCCGGGTGGAGCCAGGTCGCAAGCGACGTCATCGCGCAGAAGTATTTTCGCAAGGCAGGCGTTCCCGCCCGCTTGAAAAAGGTTAAGGAAAAGGGCGTGCCCGAGTTCCTGTGGCGCTCGGTCCCTGATGGCAAAGACGTCGAAACAGGTGGCGAGACGTCGGCGCGGCAAGTATTCGACCGACTAGCCGGCGCGTGGGCCTACTGGGGCTGGAAGGGCGGCTACTTTACCACCGAATCGGATGCGCAGGCCTATTTTGACGAAATGCGCATCATGTTGGCCCGCCAGATGGGCGCACCCAACAGCCCGCAATGGTTTAACACTGGCCTGCACTGGGCCTACGGCATCGATGGCCCCGGCCAAGGCCACTATTATGTCGACTACAAAACTGGCGCCCTGACAAAATCGACCAGCGCGTATGAGCACCCGCAGCCCCACGCTTGCTTTATCCAGTCGGTATCCGATGATCTGGTAGGCGACGGCGGCATCATGGACCTGTGGGTCCGCGAGGCGCGTCTGTTCAAGTATGGCTCCGGCACTGGCACGAACTTCTCTTCCTTGCGCGCAGCGAACGAGCCGCTGTCAGGCGGCGGCAAGTCATCTGGCCTGATGGGCTTTTTGAAAATTGGTGACCGCGCGGCCGGCGCAATCAAGTCGGGCGGCACAACGCGCCGCGCGGCGAAAATGGTGATCATTGATGCCGACCACCCCGACATTGAGGAATTCATCAACTGGAAGGTGAAGGAAGAGCAAAAGGTCGCCAGCATCGTTGCGGGCTCTAAGATGCACGAAGAGAAGCTGAACGAAATTTTCGCGGCTATCGGTGCATGGGACGGTAGCATCGAAGATTCGGTTGACCCCAAGAAGAACCCGGGCCTCAAGACCGCCATTCGCGGCGCCAAGAAATGCTCGATCCCCGAAACCTACGTCAAGCGCGTGCTGGACTATGCCAAGCAGGGCTACGAGAGCATCGAATTCCCGACCTACGACACCGATTGGGATAGCGAGGCATACGCCTCGGTTTCGGGCCAGAACTCCAACAACTCGATCCGCGTCACGGACGCCTTCCTAAAGGCGGTCAAGGACGACGCCGATTGGGCGTTGATCAACCGCACAGATGGCAGCACGGCGCGCACCATCAAAGCGCGTGACCTGTGGGAAGATGTCGGCCACGCCGCATGGGCCTGCGCCGATCCGGGCATCCAGTACCACGATACCGTCAACGCGTGGCACACATGCCCCGAGGATGGCGAAATTCGCGGCTCGAACCCTTGCTCGGAATACATGTTCCTTGACGACACCGCCTGCAACCTCGCGTCGATGAACCTGCTGAAGTTCTATGACGATGGCCGCTTTGACGCTGAGGCGTATATGCACGCCTCGCGCCTTTGGACTGTGACACTCGAAGTCAGCGTGATGATGGCGCAGTTCCCCTCCAAGGAGATCGCGCAGCGCAGCTATGACTTCCGCACGTTGGGCCTTGGGTTTGCCAATATTGGCGGTCTTCTGATGAACATGGGCCTTGGCTATGACAGCGACGAGGGCCGCGCCCTGGGCGGTGCGCTAAGTGCGATCATGACTGGCGTGGCCTATGCCACCTCCGCCGAAATGGCGGGCGAGTTGGGCCCATTTGCAGGCTACGAGCGTAACGCCAAGCACATGCTGCGCGTCATGCGTAACCACCGCAATGCCGCCCACGGCAACAAAGATGGCTACGAGGGTCTGGCAGTCAAGCCTGTCCCGCTCGACATTGTCAGCTGCCCCGACAGCCGCCTGATTGAGCTGGCCATGTCCACCTGGGACGAGGCGCTGGATCTGGGCGAAAAGCACGGCTATCGCAACGCTCAATCGACCGTTGTCGCGCCCACGGGCACGATTGGTCTGGTCATGGATTGCGACACGACCGGCATCGAGCCAGACTTTGCGCTGGTCAAATTCAAGAAGCTGGCCGGCGGCGGCTACTTCAAGATCATCAACCAGTCGGTGCCTGCCGCCCTCGAAATGATGGGCTATGGCAGCGCGCAGATCGAAGAGATCATCGGCTATGCCGTCGGTCACGGCACCATCGGTAATGCGCCCGGCATCAACCACACCTCGCTGATCGGCCACGGCTTTGGCGAAACCGAGTTGGCGAAGGTGGACGCCGCTCTCGGCTCGGCCTTCGATATCCGGTTCGTGTTCAATCAGTGGACGCTGGGATCTGAGTTCTGCATGAATGTGCTGGGCATCCCCGAGGCCAAGCTGAACGATCCGGCCTTCGATCTGCTGGCGCATCTGGGCTATTCCCGCGATGATATCAACGCGGCGAATGACCATGTTTGCGGCACGATGACGCTGGAGGGCGCGCCGCACCTGAAACCCGCCCATTACAGCGTTTTCGATTGCGCAAATCCCTGCGGTAAAACTGGCAAGCGCTACCTTAGCGTGAACAGCCACATCACCATGATGGCCGCCTCGCAGTCCTTCATCTCGGGCGCCATTTCCAAGACCATCAACATGGCCAACGACGCCACCATAGAGGACTGCCAAAAGGCATACGAGCTAAGCTGGAGCTTGGGCGTCAAGGCCAATGCACTGTATCGCGACGGATCGAAGCTGAGCCAGCCACTGGCGTCGGCGCTGGTCGAGGACGATGACGAGGCCGCCGAAATAATGGAAAGCGGCAGCAACCACGAAAAGGCGGTCACGCTCGCCGAGAAGATCGTGGAGAAGGTGATCATCAAAGAGATCAACAAGTCCCACCGCGACAAGCTGCCCGAGCGCCGCAAAGGCTATACCCAGAAGGCTATCGTCGGCGGCCACAAAGTATACCTGCGCACGGGCGAATATGAGGACGGCCAACTGGGCGAGATCTTCATCGACATGCACAAGGAAGGCGCCGGCTTCCGTGCGATGATGAACAACTTTGCCATCGCGGTCAGCGTGGGCCTGCAATATGGCGTGCCGCTGGAGGAGTTTGTTGATGCCTTCACGTTCACCAAGTTCGAGCCGGCCGGCATGGTGCAGGGCAATGACAGCATCAAGAATGCGACATCGATCCTCGACTACATCTTCCGCGAGTTGGCAGTCAGCTATCTGGATCGCACCGATCTGGCGCATGTGAAGCCTGAGGGCCACAGCTTTGACGATCTGGGCCGGGGCGAAGAAGAGGGCGTCAGTAACATCAGCGAGATGAGCGCTGCGTCGGCTACCAAATCGCTGGAGGTGCTCAAGCAGATCAGCTCCACCGGGTATCTGCGCAAGCGCATGCCACAGGAACTGTACGTGCTGAACGGTGGACAGGCATTTGGCCGGAGCGTCGCAGATCCAGCCGCCGCCCTGCAAGCGCTGGTGCCTGAAACGGCGGGTGCGACCACTGTGATCTCAGCATCTGCCTCGATCACTTCCGGCGCGGTGTCGATGGACGCCCGCACCAAGGCCAAGATGCAAGGCTACGAAGGCGAGGCCTGCGGCGATTGCGGAAACTACACACTGGTCCGCAATGGCACCTGCATGAAGTGCAACACCTGCGGCGGAACGTCTGGCTGCAGCTAA
- a CDS encoding NADH:flavin oxidoreductase: protein MSTDPLLQPFQLKHLTLRNRIMTTSHEPAYPQDGMPKERYAAYHAERAKAGVALAMTAGSAAVSRDSPPVFNNILAYKDEVVPWIQNLTDAIHEHGCAVMIQLTHLGRRTNWNKGDWLPSVSSSKHREPAHHSFPKLIEDWDIERIISDFADAAERMQSGGMDGIELQVYGHLLDQFWSPLTNDLTGPYGADTLENRMRFPLDVVEAIRKRVGAEFIVGLRYTADEAQKGGITHDEGLEISKRIAATGQIDFLNVIKGRIHTDPAMTDVIPIQGMKSAPHLDFAGEVRKATGMPTFHAARIPDVATARHAVQAGLLDMVGMTRAHMADPHIVRKIIEGREDDIRPCVGATYCLDRIYQAGDALCIHNAATGRELTMPHDIAMAATKKKVVIIGAGPAGLEAARVAAERGHDVTVFEAAALPGGQVLLTSQSPRRREMIGIIDWRMAQCAARDVTFHFNTWAEAEDVTALNPDAVIVATGGLPNLELFEQNGEQAHVVTSWDIISGDVKPAGKVLIYDESGDHPALQAAEIAANAGASVEIMTPDRTFSPDVMAMNLVPYMRSLQDKDVTFTVTRRLMGVTRSGNTLTATIGTDYSDHTYDVEVDQVVVNYGTMPLDDLYFDLKPHASNSGEVDYDALIAGSPQTVRRNENGNFLLFRIGDAVSARNTHAAIYDALRLVKDI, encoded by the coding sequence ATGTCCACCGACCCATTGCTTCAGCCCTTTCAACTCAAACACCTGACTTTGCGCAATCGGATCATGACGACCAGCCATGAGCCCGCTTATCCGCAAGACGGCATGCCCAAGGAGCGCTACGCCGCCTATCACGCGGAACGCGCCAAGGCGGGCGTTGCCCTTGCGATGACGGCGGGGTCAGCTGCTGTTAGTCGCGACAGCCCGCCAGTGTTCAACAATATCCTGGCCTACAAGGACGAAGTGGTGCCGTGGATCCAGAACCTGACGGACGCAATACATGAACATGGTTGCGCCGTCATGATCCAGCTAACCCATCTGGGGCGTCGCACCAACTGGAACAAAGGCGACTGGTTGCCCTCAGTGTCGTCCTCCAAACACCGTGAACCCGCGCACCACTCTTTTCCTAAACTCATCGAAGATTGGGATATCGAGCGGATCATCAGCGACTTCGCGGATGCTGCTGAGCGGATGCAATCGGGCGGCATGGACGGGATCGAATTGCAGGTTTACGGCCATTTGCTCGACCAGTTCTGGTCGCCGCTGACCAATGATCTGACTGGCCCATATGGTGCCGATACACTTGAGAACCGTATGCGGTTCCCGCTCGATGTCGTCGAAGCGATCCGCAAGCGTGTTGGCGCGGAGTTCATTGTTGGGCTGCGGTATACGGCGGATGAGGCGCAAAAGGGCGGCATTACGCACGACGAAGGGTTGGAGATTTCCAAGCGCATTGCCGCAACGGGGCAGATCGATTTTCTCAACGTCATCAAAGGACGCATTCACACCGACCCGGCCATGACCGACGTGATCCCCATTCAGGGTATGAAATCCGCGCCACATCTTGATTTCGCGGGTGAAGTGCGCAAAGCGACGGGTATGCCAACATTCCACGCGGCCCGCATCCCTGATGTGGCGACCGCGCGCCATGCCGTGCAGGCGGGCCTTCTGGATATGGTCGGGATGACCCGCGCCCACATGGCGGACCCGCATATCGTGCGCAAAATCATCGAAGGGCGCGAAGATGACATTCGCCCCTGCGTCGGCGCGACTTACTGCCTTGATCGCATCTATCAGGCGGGTGACGCGCTGTGTATCCACAACGCCGCCACCGGGCGCGAATTGACGATGCCGCATGATATTGCGATGGCCGCAACCAAGAAGAAGGTCGTGATCATAGGCGCCGGTCCAGCAGGGCTAGAGGCTGCACGTGTTGCCGCAGAGCGCGGCCATGACGTGACGGTGTTTGAGGCCGCTGCACTGCCCGGCGGGCAGGTCTTGCTGACGTCACAATCGCCCCGCCGCCGCGAGATGATCGGGATCATCGACTGGCGCATGGCACAATGTGCCGCGCGAGACGTGACGTTCCATTTCAATACATGGGCCGAGGCAGAGGATGTGACAGCCCTGAACCCCGATGCGGTCATTGTTGCGACAGGCGGACTGCCAAATCTCGAACTGTTTGAACAGAACGGAGAGCAAGCACATGTCGTGACGTCTTGGGACATCATCTCGGGCGACGTAAAGCCTGCGGGCAAAGTGCTGATTTACGACGAAAGCGGCGATCACCCTGCCCTGCAAGCCGCAGAGATTGCCGCAAATGCCGGTGCCTCGGTCGAGATCATGACACCGGATCGCACCTTCTCCCCTGATGTGATGGCGATGAACCTCGTGCCCTACATGCGCTCGCTGCAGGATAAGGACGTGACCTTTACCGTCACGCGCCGTCTCATGGGCGTCACGCGCAGCGGCAACACACTGACCGCCACGATTGGCACTGACTACAGCGATCATACCTATGACGTCGAGGTTGATCAGGTCGTTGTGAACTATGGCACCATGCCGCTGGATGATCTCTATTTTGACCTCAAGCCTCACGCATCCAACTCGGGTGAGGTCGATTATGACGCATTGATTGCAGGCAGTCCGCAAACTGTCAGGCGCAACGAGAACGGCAATTTTCTGTTATTCCGCATCGGCGACGCCGTATCGGCACGCAACACACATGCGGCAATCTATGACGCGCTACGTCTGGTAAAGGATATCTGA
- a CDS encoding TetR/AcrR family transcriptional regulator, whose amino-acid sequence MKDVPPSRIRASREIWLDAAYDLFVSEGIEAVKIMPLAKKLNLTRTGFYWHFKDLSELHDAIVEIWKARNTGIVLERCAAPAKSLCAALLNLIDCWIDEDLFDAPLDLAIRNWARSDARLQALVDQSDEDRFVAVKELFTRFGRTGDAAHYRALTVILTQTGYYSMHVSEPRLQRAIAGCHYAEIFAGEAPTQSEKDAFLARHR is encoded by the coding sequence ATGAAAGATGTTCCTCCCAGTCGAATACGCGCAAGCCGGGAAATTTGGCTGGATGCCGCGTATGATCTTTTCGTCTCCGAGGGGATTGAAGCCGTCAAAATCATGCCTCTGGCAAAAAAGCTCAACCTGACCCGCACAGGATTCTATTGGCACTTCAAGGATCTGTCGGAGCTGCATGACGCCATTGTCGAGATCTGGAAGGCCCGCAATACCGGCATCGTGCTGGAGCGCTGCGCAGCACCGGCAAAAAGTCTCTGCGCTGCCCTCCTAAACCTGATCGATTGTTGGATTGATGAAGACCTTTTTGACGCGCCCCTTGATCTCGCGATTCGAAACTGGGCGCGAAGCGATGCCAGGCTACAGGCGCTGGTGGATCAATCCGACGAAGATCGTTTTGTGGCGGTCAAAGAGCTGTTTACGCGATTTGGTAGAACGGGTGATGCCGCCCATTATCGTGCGCTGACAGTGATCTTGACCCAGACAGGGTACTATTCAATGCACGTATCTGAGCCTCGGTTGCAGCGCGCGATTGCAGGCTGCCACTATGCAGAGATTTTTGCGGGCGAAGCGCCAACTCAATCAGAGAAAGATGCGTTTCTAGCCCGGCATCGCTGA
- a CDS encoding carboxymuconolactone decarboxylase family protein, with protein MDTFDEDLFLKGLEQRKATLGAEYVEKNLAAADDFTRPFQEAMTAWCWGFGWGDEVIPPKTRSMMNLAMIGALGKMHEWEIHCRGALKNGVTRDEIRAIIHVIGIYCGVPQALECFRVARKVLEEAGELNR; from the coding sequence ATGGATACGTTCGACGAAGACCTGTTCCTGAAAGGGCTCGAGCAACGCAAGGCGACGCTGGGCGCAGAGTATGTCGAAAAGAACCTTGCCGCCGCCGACGATTTCACCCGCCCCTTTCAGGAGGCAATGACCGCTTGGTGCTGGGGCTTTGGCTGGGGCGACGAGGTGATTCCGCCCAAAACCCGCTCGATGATGAACCTCGCCATGATAGGCGCCTTGGGCAAGATGCACGAATGGGAGATCCACTGCCGCGGTGCCCTCAAGAATGGTGTGACCCGCGACGAAATCCGCGCGATCATCCACGTGATCGGCATCTATTGCGGCGTGCCGCAAGCGCTCGAATGTTTCCGCGTCGCGCGCAAGGTGCTGGAGGAGGCGGGCGAGCTCAATCGCTGA
- a CDS encoding aromatic ring-hydroxylating oxygenase subunit alpha, with translation MTSHAPPGPVHSLDARYYTDPAIFAQEREGLLARTWQYAGHESQMRGAGDYFCFEVAGESLFCIRGRDEVLRTFYNVCQHRAHQLVSGSGTTRVVVCPYHAWSYEMTGELRSGPNTKSVPGFDRTKICLTSVRTETFHGFIFVNLDNDAAPMDEWYPGVRTELGEYVPQIDALEPLEWVEIPEHCNWKVSIENYSECYHCSLNHPTFSTGVIKPETYDIQPSARGYVLRHTTECQSLEAMSYDIDLSQPHAGEYRSFFLWPMFSFQVYPGNVLNTYHWRAHDVGSCSVWRGWFSPRGEDSEVIRRLAIQDRSTTVEEDIHLVESVYRGLQSRGYKPGPLVLDPACGLNSEHSVQTLQQWMRDAVDTDGASDKELR, from the coding sequence ATGACAAGTCACGCGCCCCCCGGTCCGGTCCATTCGCTGGACGCGCGCTATTATACCGACCCCGCAATTTTCGCGCAGGAGCGCGAAGGCCTGCTGGCCCGCACATGGCAATATGCCGGCCATGAAAGCCAGATGCGCGGCGCGGGCGACTATTTCTGCTTCGAGGTGGCGGGTGAAAGCCTGTTCTGCATCCGGGGACGCGACGAAGTTCTGAGGACATTCTACAATGTCTGCCAGCACCGCGCACATCAGCTGGTTTCAGGTTCGGGAACGACGCGCGTCGTGGTCTGTCCATATCATGCCTGGAGCTACGAAATGACCGGCGAACTTCGCTCCGGCCCCAACACCAAATCTGTTCCCGGATTCGACCGCACCAAAATCTGCCTGACATCGGTGCGCACCGAAACCTTCCATGGCTTCATCTTTGTCAATCTCGACAATGACGCCGCCCCGATGGACGAGTGGTATCCGGGCGTGCGCACTGAATTGGGCGAATATGTGCCGCAGATCGATGCACTGGAGCCCCTTGAATGGGTCGAAATCCCCGAGCATTGCAATTGGAAGGTCTCGATCGAGAATTATTCTGAGTGCTATCACTGCTCGCTAAACCATCCGACGTTTTCGACCGGCGTCATCAAGCCCGAAACTTATGACATTCAGCCATCGGCGCGCGGCTATGTCCTGCGCCATACGACTGAGTGCCAGTCACTCGAAGCGATGAGCTATGACATCGACCTGTCGCAGCCGCATGCGGGCGAATATCGTAGCTTCTTTCTGTGGCCGATGTTCTCGTTCCAAGTTTATCCGGGCAATGTACTGAACACCTATCACTGGCGCGCGCATGACGTGGGTTCTTGTAGCGTTTGGCGCGGCTGGTTCTCTCCCCGCGGTGAGGATAGCGAGGTGATCCGCCGCCTTGCCATCCAGGACCGCAGCACGACGGTAGAGGAGGATATCCACTTGGTCGAAAGCGTATATCGCGGGCTGCAAAGCCGTGGCTACAAACCCGGCCCGCTGGTTCTTGACCCGGCCTGCGGGCTAAACTCGGAACACTCGGTGCAGACATTGCAGCAATGGATGCGCGATGCCGTGGACACCGATGGTGCAAGCGACAAGGAATTACGCTGA
- a CDS encoding MurR/RpiR family transcriptional regulator, with amino-acid sequence MNKTNVPSPATPAELLETLQSGRLDLTPELRKLADYLLENPYEIGVCSIRQLATKAEVKPNTLVRLSRALGMDSYEAFREVFRDEIRQGRETYPDRARWLQSLAQRGEMGALYAASAESAIDNIESLFAATDHHLIEAAAREIVAARRCYVLGVGVNNAVARNFAYLAGMAIDGVRALPQGGTLPVDGIARADERDILIAMTFRPYRREIVEAVAVARAQGVPVIAISDSPACPIMVDAQHRFVVPTDTPQFFISTIALNAFFEVLIAFIIAEAGEDAIASVEAYHTQRRALGIYVEEKDWQT; translated from the coding sequence ATGAATAAAACAAATGTTCCCTCACCTGCCACGCCCGCCGAACTTCTCGAGACGCTTCAGTCCGGGCGTTTGGATCTGACACCTGAATTACGGAAGCTAGCGGATTACCTACTGGAAAATCCTTATGAGATTGGCGTTTGCTCAATCCGCCAGCTTGCCACCAAGGCAGAGGTCAAGCCAAACACTCTGGTACGTTTGTCCCGCGCGCTTGGCATGGACAGCTATGAGGCGTTTCGCGAAGTATTCCGCGACGAGATCCGGCAAGGCCGCGAGACCTATCCCGATCGCGCCCGTTGGCTTCAATCGCTGGCGCAGCGCGGTGAGATGGGCGCGCTTTATGCCGCCAGCGCGGAATCGGCCATTGACAATATCGAGAGCCTTTTCGCCGCGACCGACCACCATCTGATCGAGGCAGCGGCGCGCGAGATCGTCGCCGCGCGGCGCTGTTATGTGCTGGGGGTCGGGGTGAACAATGCCGTCGCTCGCAACTTTGCCTATCTCGCCGGCATGGCGATTGACGGTGTGCGCGCCCTGCCGCAGGGCGGCACCCTGCCGGTAGACGGCATCGCCCGCGCCGACGAACGTGACATCCTGATCGCTATGACCTTCCGCCCCTACCGCCGCGAGATCGTCGAGGCGGTCGCCGTGGCGCGTGCGCAAGGCGTGCCGGTCATCGCCATCTCTGACAGTCCGGCCTGCCCGATCATGGTCGACGCCCAGCACCGCTTTGTCGTGCCGACAGACACGCCGCAATTCTTTATCTCGACCATCGCGCTAAACGCGTTCTTCGAGGTTCTGATCGCATTCATCATCGCCGAGGCTGGTGAAGATGCAATTGCCTCCGTCGAAGCCTATCACACGCAGCGCCGGGCTTTGGGTATCTATGTCGAGGAAAAGGATTGGCAGACATGA